A region of Clostridia bacterium DNA encodes the following proteins:
- a CDS encoding zinc metallopeptidase, translated as MLFPFDPTLILILPGLLLAFYAQIKVKSTFARYLRVPAAKGISGAGVASELLRREGLNRVGVEMVAGELTDHYDPRSQVVRLSPAVYQGTSLAALGVAAHETGHALQHANGYFPLAIRNSLVPVVNFGTAMAMPLFFIGLLFSFPALLKLGLWFFLFAVLFQVVTLPVELDASRRAVALLQSHGFVTSAEIGGAKKVLRAAALTYVAALVVSLLQFLRLLVIAGAFGERD; from the coding sequence ATGTTATTTCCTTTTGATCCCACTTTAATTTTAATTCTCCCCGGATTATTATTAGCTTTTTATGCCCAAATTAAAGTTAAGAGTACTTTTGCCCGTTATTTAAGAGTACCCGCAGCGAAAGGAATTAGTGGGGCTGGAGTGGCAAGCGAACTTTTAAGAAGAGAGGGCTTAAATAGAGTAGGTGTGGAAATGGTTGCTGGTGAATTAACTGATCATTATGATCCTAGGAGTCAGGTGGTGCGTCTTTCTCCAGCAGTTTATCAGGGTACTTCTTTGGCTGCTTTGGGAGTAGCTGCACATGAAACTGGTCATGCTTTGCAGCATGCCAATGGCTATTTTCCTTTAGCCATTCGTAATAGTTTGGTACCTGTAGTAAATTTCGGTACAGCTATGGCCATGCCCTTGTTTTTTATTGGTCTTTTATTTAGTTTCCCGGCTTTGTTGAAATTGGGATTATGGTTTTTTCTTTTTGCTGTTTTATTTCAAGTAGTTACTTTACCGGTGGAACTTGATGCCTCACGGCGGGCAGTGGCCCTTTTGCAGAGTCATGGTTTTGTTACTTCTGCGGAAATAGGGGGAGCTAAAAAAGTATTGCGGGCTGCGGCTTTAACTTATGTAGCTGCTTTGGTTGTCAGTTTACTGCAATTTTTGCGGTTATTGGTGATTGCCGGTGCTTTTGGAGAGCGTGATTAA
- a CDS encoding DUF116 domain-containing protein — MAIILRWDMSSRKAGQVVKKRVFIGLLLASLFLLTAVVFFAWWFFTQQTLYLNRLFLVILMALAFILFVLLAIGLLALIWSLWSLKEVPPLENMMRGVTKLLFPVALWLGKWLGVAEEKIKNSYIQVSNQLVKTQIKTKAYQRIMILAPHCLQWVQCPHKITIRVENCKRCGQCVIMDLLALAEETGTCLKVVTGGTLARKMIKEYRPDAVVAIACERDLVSGMQDVDGLPIIGIVNERPEGPCANTKVDLRKVREAIGELQT; from the coding sequence ATGGCTATCATCTTGAGGTGGGATATGTCTTCTCGGAAAGCAGGACAAGTAGTTAAAAAAAGAGTTTTTATCGGTCTGTTATTGGCTAGTCTTTTTCTTTTGACAGCTGTGGTTTTTTTTGCTTGGTGGTTTTTTACCCAACAGACGTTGTATTTGAATCGTTTGTTTTTGGTGATATTAATGGCTTTAGCTTTTATTCTTTTTGTTTTATTGGCAATCGGTCTTTTGGCTTTGATTTGGAGCTTATGGAGTTTAAAAGAAGTCCCCCCTTTGGAAAATATGATGCGTGGTGTTACTAAATTGTTGTTTCCGGTAGCTTTATGGCTGGGTAAATGGTTAGGTGTGGCTGAAGAAAAAATTAAAAATTCCTATATTCAAGTTTCCAATCAATTGGTAAAAACACAAATTAAGACTAAAGCCTATCAAAGAATTATGATTTTGGCTCCCCATTGTTTACAATGGGTACAGTGCCCGCATAAGATTACCATTAGGGTTGAAAACTGTAAACGCTGTGGTCAATGTGTAATTATGGATTTGTTGGCTTTAGCTGAAGAAACCGGTACTTGTTTAAAGGTTGTTACAGGTGGTACCTTGGCCCGTAAAATGATTAAGGAATATCGCCCTGATGCCGTGGTGGCTATTGCTTGTGAACGTGATTTGGTTAGTGGAATGCAAGATGTGGATGGTTTACCGATTATTGGTATAGTTAATGAGAGACCGGAAGGACCTTGTGCTAATACTAAAGTTGATTTGCGAAAAGTAAGAGAAGCAATTGGGGAACTACAAACTTAG
- a CDS encoding methionyl-tRNA formyltransferase, giving the protein MLKVVFMGTPHFAVPVLEKLNSEYEIVGVITQPDRARGRGKRVSFSPVKKKALELGLVVLQPLSVRKTDFLEILVGLRPDLIVVAAYGQILPREILELPKFGCLNIHASLLPRYRGAAPLQRVIMAGEKQTGVTIMLMDEGLDTGPLLSQKEIEIGEWTTGKLHDHLAVLGAELLMETLPLWIEGKIKPKIQEGKVSYAQPLTKADEKINWANGALMIYNQIRALSPRPGAFTFFGDQVLKIFAGISQEKNYPNAVPGEVVALSKGKGFGVQTGEGTLFVKKVQPAGKKIMAAGDFINGYHLEVGYVFSESRTSS; this is encoded by the coding sequence ATGTTAAAAGTGGTTTTTATGGGTACTCCGCATTTTGCTGTACCTGTTTTGGAAAAACTAAATAGTGAATATGAAATAGTGGGAGTAATTACTCAGCCTGATCGGGCCCGGGGTAGGGGTAAAAGGGTTTCTTTTTCCCCGGTCAAAAAAAAGGCATTGGAACTGGGATTGGTGGTTTTACAGCCCCTAAGTGTACGTAAAACGGATTTTTTAGAAATATTGGTGGGATTGAGGCCTGATTTAATTGTTGTGGCTGCTTATGGTCAAATTTTGCCTCGGGAAATTTTAGAATTACCTAAGTTTGGTTGTTTAAATATCCATGCTTCGCTATTACCTCGTTATCGGGGAGCTGCTCCTCTGCAGAGAGTGATTATGGCGGGGGAGAAGCAGACCGGGGTAACAATTATGCTGATGGATGAGGGATTGGATACTGGTCCTCTTTTAAGTCAAAAGGAAATAGAGATAGGTGAATGGACTACAGGTAAACTTCATGATCATTTGGCTGTTTTGGGGGCCGAATTATTAATGGAAACTTTACCATTATGGATTGAAGGGAAAATTAAGCCTAAGATTCAGGAAGGGAAGGTTAGTTATGCTCAGCCTTTAACTAAGGCAGATGAAAAAATTAACTGGGCAAATGGGGCCTTAATGATTTATAATCAAATTAGGGCTTTGAGTCCGCGGCCAGGTGCTTTTACTTTTTTTGGGGATCAGGTTTTAAAAATCTTTGCCGGGATATCTCAGGAAAAGAATTACCCTAATGCTGTACCCGGTGAAGTAGTCGCCCTTTCCAAAGGTAAAGGTTTTGGGGTGCAGACTGGGGAAGGTACTTTGTTTGTGAAAAAAGTACAGCCAGCCGGGAAAAAAATAATGGCAGCCGGGGATTTTATTAATGGCTATCATCTTGAGGTGGGATATGTCTTCTCGGAAAGCAGGACAAGTAGTTAA
- the def gene encoding peptide deformylase, whose amino-acid sequence MAIYQIVEIGDDVLRQKAIKIREITPQVIKLLDNLRDTLKDSEVGVGLAAPQIGISKCAIVVDFEQYYELLNPEIVASEGTEVDSEGCLSVPGVVGDVERAFQVTVVGLNRGGEKVVIEAKGLLARIFQHEIDHLNGILFVDRAKNIEVVE is encoded by the coding sequence ATGGCTATTTATCAAATTGTAGAGATTGGGGATGATGTTTTACGCCAAAAGGCGATAAAAATTAGGGAAATTACCCCCCAAGTGATAAAGTTATTGGATAATTTAAGGGATACTTTAAAAGATTCCGAAGTAGGTGTTGGTTTGGCTGCACCGCAAATTGGTATTTCCAAATGTGCGATTGTGGTAGATTTTGAACAATATTATGAATTGCTTAATCCGGAAATAGTGGCAAGTGAAGGTACTGAGGTAGATAGTGAGGGCTGCTTAAGTGTGCCAGGAGTAGTGGGTGATGTGGAGAGAGCTTTTCAGGTAACTGTAGTAGGTTTAAATCGCGGTGGTGAAAAAGTAGTTATTGAAGCCAAAGGGCTTTTAGCTAGAATTTTTCAGCATGAAATTGACCACTTGAATGGTATTTTGTTTGTTGATCGGGCGAAAAATATTGAGGTGGTTGAATAA
- the priA gene encoding primosomal protein N', which yields MVKMYADVLIMGLGKIYTYGVGDLEVGCGDLVEVPVRNRYYRGIVLGFKGESDVEGIRKIRGILVPEVINEVGLRLAKWLANYYVCSLERVLGLFVPPPVRMKEEVVYIAEEFLPERELLLPEKEKGILKALRKGDKIRHSRELEYLVENGFVKVEKVFVPRVSKRQELVFRGKEVAGAEELLRRAPKQRELWELLKTGTFRESELRAYGRSVIKGLREKGLVEVKKERFFREPLTAALERKRPEKLNAWQEAACQKILSRRAKWLLWGVTGSGKTEVYLKIMEKVLTSGKQVLYLVPEIALTPQLVSLLVDVFGGEVAVLHSALSAGERYDEWTKIKQGRARVVLGPRSAVFAPFTNLGLIVIDEEHETTYKQSEPEPRYDARQVAEKLAELWEASLILGSATPALRTFYLAEKGEYQLLRLPYRVKARPLPEVEIIDLKREMKAGHYSIFSRKLLNSLGEVFNAGEQAILFMNRRGFHTFVMCRECGRPLTCPHCEITLIYHQAKNKLVCHYCHFERQIPKSCAFCGSTFIRYYGTGTERVAAEFKRFFPGVSFVRMDTDTTQRKDSHTYLLKEFQSGRAQVLIGTQMIAKGLDFPKVTLVGVINPDFFLNLPDYQAAERAYQLLTQVAGRAGRGEKPGQVLMQTFDPKHYLFEAVKKQDYEAFYHREILCRRDFGYPPFCFLARILVSGYREKEVLQRIDEWTNLLKGESRGKEVEFLGPGPAPLGLIKKRFRYHFLMKSRDLEILQSLAAKVREANLKYSDEPRTIIDLEPQSLL from the coding sequence GTGGTAAAGATGTATGCTGATGTTTTAATTATGGGTTTAGGTAAAATATATACTTATGGTGTGGGTGATTTGGAGGTAGGCTGTGGAGACTTGGTTGAGGTACCGGTGAGAAATAGATATTATCGGGGTATTGTCTTGGGTTTTAAGGGTGAAAGTGATGTAGAGGGAATTAGAAAGATTAGGGGAATATTAGTCCCTGAAGTAATTAATGAGGTGGGTTTGCGGTTGGCTAAATGGCTGGCTAATTATTATGTATGTTCTTTGGAACGGGTTTTGGGGCTTTTTGTGCCTCCTCCGGTAAGAATGAAGGAGGAGGTAGTTTATATAGCAGAGGAGTTTTTGCCAGAAAGGGAATTGTTGTTACCAGAAAAGGAAAAAGGAATTTTAAAGGCTTTAAGAAAAGGGGATAAAATTAGGCATTCAAGGGAACTTGAATATTTAGTGGAAAATGGTTTTGTTAAGGTGGAAAAGGTGTTTGTTCCCCGGGTAAGTAAACGACAGGAATTGGTTTTTCGGGGGAAAGAGGTTGCTGGAGCTGAAGAATTGTTAAGGCGGGCTCCCAAACAGAGGGAGCTTTGGGAATTATTAAAGACCGGTACTTTTAGGGAAAGTGAATTAAGGGCATATGGACGTTCAGTTATTAAAGGGCTGCGGGAAAAGGGATTAGTGGAAGTGAAAAAAGAGCGATTTTTTCGTGAACCTTTGACGGCAGCATTGGAAAGGAAAAGGCCCGAAAAATTAAATGCCTGGCAGGAAGCGGCTTGTCAGAAGATTTTAAGTAGGCGTGCCAAATGGTTATTATGGGGTGTTACCGGGAGTGGCAAAACAGAAGTTTATTTAAAGATTATGGAGAAAGTACTCACTAGTGGTAAACAGGTATTATATTTAGTGCCAGAGATAGCTTTAACTCCTCAATTGGTTTCTCTTTTGGTTGATGTTTTTGGGGGAGAAGTGGCTGTTTTACACAGTGCTTTATCTGCAGGAGAAAGATATGATGAGTGGACCAAGATTAAGCAGGGACGTGCTCGGGTTGTTTTGGGGCCGCGTTCTGCTGTTTTTGCTCCTTTTACGAATTTGGGATTAATCGTTATTGATGAAGAACATGAAACTACTTATAAACAAAGTGAACCTGAGCCGCGTTATGATGCTCGGCAGGTTGCTGAAAAATTGGCTGAATTATGGGAGGCCTCTTTAATTTTGGGTTCGGCTACCCCGGCTTTGCGTACTTTTTATTTAGCCGAAAAGGGAGAATACCAATTATTAAGATTACCTTATCGGGTAAAGGCTAGGCCTTTACCAGAGGTAGAAATTATTGATCTGAAAAGGGAAATGAAGGCAGGACATTATAGTATTTTTAGTCGAAAATTATTAAACAGTTTAGGGGAAGTTTTTAATGCTGGTGAACAAGCCATTTTATTTATGAATCGTAGGGGGTTTCATACTTTTGTGATGTGTCGAGAATGTGGACGACCTTTAACTTGTCCGCATTGTGAAATTACGTTAATTTATCATCAGGCTAAAAATAAGTTGGTCTGTCACTACTGTCATTTTGAACGTCAGATCCCTAAAAGTTGTGCTTTTTGTGGCAGTACCTTCATCCGTTATTATGGTACAGGTACCGAAAGGGTGGCCGCGGAATTTAAACGGTTTTTTCCCGGGGTATCTTTTGTTAGAATGGATACAGATACTACTCAAAGAAAAGATAGTCATACTTATTTATTAAAAGAATTTCAAAGTGGTAGAGCTCAAGTTTTAATTGGAACACAAATGATTGCCAAAGGTTTAGATTTTCCGAAAGTTACTTTAGTAGGTGTGATTAATCCTGACTTTTTTCTTAATCTGCCTGATTACCAAGCTGCGGAAAGGGCCTATCAACTTTTGACTCAAGTCGCCGGCAGGGCAGGGAGGGGTGAAAAACCAGGTCAGGTTTTAATGCAAACTTTTGATCCCAAGCATTATCTTTTTGAGGCGGTAAAAAAACAGGATTATGAGGCTTTTTATCACCGAGAAATTCTATGTCGAAGGGACTTTGGTTATCCTCCTTTTTGTTTTTTGGCCCGTATTTTAGTAAGTGGTTATCGTGAAAAAGAAGTACTGCAAAGAATAGATGAATGGACTAATCTTTTAAAAGGGGAATCACGGGGGAAAGAGGTCGAGTTTTTAGGGCCGGGCCCAGCTCCTTTAGGTTTAATAAAGAAGCGATTTCGTTATCATTTTTTAATGAAAAGTAGGGATTTGGAAATTCTACAAAGTTTAGCTGCTAAAGTGAGGGAGGCGAATTTAAAATATAGTGATGAACCGCGCACCATTATTGATTTAGAACCACAAAGTTTGTTATAA